From the Acidovorax carolinensis genome, one window contains:
- the fur gene encoding ferric iron uptake transcriptional regulator, with protein MTNIDELKSTGLKATLPRLKILEIFQKGAQRHMTAEDVFRVLLQERSDIGLATVYRVLTQFEQAGILIRSNFESGKAVYELNEGQHHDHFVCTTCGKVEEFYDPEIEKRQQIIAKAKGWVVQDHTMALYGQCAHCAAKSN; from the coding sequence ATGACGAATATCGACGAACTCAAAAGCACGGGACTGAAGGCAACCCTGCCGCGCCTGAAGATTCTGGAGATTTTTCAGAAGGGCGCACAGCGCCACATGACGGCCGAAGACGTCTTTCGCGTCCTGCTGCAAGAGCGCTCGGACATCGGGCTGGCCACGGTCTATCGTGTGCTCACGCAATTCGAGCAGGCAGGCATCCTGATCCGCAGCAATTTCGAAAGTGGGAAGGCGGTTTACGAACTCAACGAAGGCCAGCACCACGACCATTTCGTGTGCACGACCTGCGGCAAGGTGGAAGAGTTCTACGACCCCGAGATCGAAAAGCGCCAGCAGATCATTGCAAAGGCCAAGGGCTGGGTGGTCCAGGACCACACGATGGCCTTGTATGGGCAGTGCGCCCACTGCGCCGCAAAGAGCAACTAA
- a CDS encoding phosphoribosylaminoimidazolesuccinocarboxamide synthase: MTQSSTSALHTSTLTSLPLLARGKVRDNYAVGTDRILMVASDRLSAFDVIMGEPIPGKGELLTKMALFWFDKLGHICPNHLTGDDPESVVSPAEAAQIRGRSMLVQRLQPIPVEAVVRGYLAGSGWKEYQASQSVCGVPLPAGLTNAAKLPEPIYTPAAKAAAGEHDENISFERTVEMIGPELAAKIRDLSIAIYKAAAEIALTKGMIIADTKFEFGLAPDGTLVLMDEVLTPDSSRYWPVEGYAEALAKGENPPSYDKQFVRDWLEQAQVNGKPWDKTPPSPRLPQAVIEKTAAKYREALERLTG; this comes from the coding sequence ATGACCCAGTCCAGCACTTCTGCCCTGCACACATCCACCCTGACCTCGCTGCCCCTTCTGGCACGCGGCAAGGTGCGCGACAACTACGCCGTGGGCACCGACCGCATCCTGATGGTGGCCAGCGACCGCCTGTCGGCGTTCGACGTGATCATGGGCGAGCCTATCCCCGGCAAGGGCGAGCTGCTCACCAAAATGGCGCTGTTCTGGTTCGACAAGCTCGGCCACATCTGCCCCAACCACCTGACGGGCGACGACCCCGAAAGCGTGGTGAGCCCCGCCGAAGCGGCGCAGATCCGTGGCCGCTCGATGCTGGTGCAACGTCTGCAGCCCATTCCCGTGGAAGCCGTGGTGCGCGGCTACCTGGCCGGCAGTGGCTGGAAGGAATACCAGGCGTCGCAGTCGGTTTGCGGCGTGCCGCTGCCCGCCGGACTGACCAATGCCGCCAAGCTGCCCGAGCCCATCTACACGCCCGCGGCCAAGGCCGCTGCCGGCGAGCACGATGAAAACATCAGCTTCGAGCGCACGGTGGAAATGATCGGCCCCGAACTGGCCGCAAAAATCCGCGACCTGAGCATCGCCATCTACAAGGCCGCGGCAGAGATCGCCCTGACCAAGGGCATGATCATTGCCGACACCAAGTTCGAGTTCGGCCTGGCCCCCGACGGCACGCTGGTGCTGATGGACGAAGTGCTCACGCCCGACAGCTCGCGCTACTGGCCGGTGGAAGGCTATGCCGAAGCCCTGGCCAAGGGCGAAAACCCGCCCAGCTACGACAAGCAGTTCGTGCGCGACTGGCTCGAGCAGGCCCAGGTCAACGGCAAGCCCTGGGACAAGACGCCGCCTTCGCCCCGCCTGCCGCAGGCCGTGATCGAAAAGACCGCCGCCAAATACCGCGAGGCGCTGGAGAGGCTGACCGGCTAA
- a CDS encoding ExbD/TolR family protein, with product MAFGRLERTSGPQPMSDINMTPLVDVMLVLVVIFILTAPLLASSIRLDLPRAAGATPGAAPEFVTLVVDRTGQAYLDDQPVSQAALAERLQRIGAARPDTEVQLRADAAVPYGRVVEVMGAAHSAGLQRIGFVAEQPVAAP from the coding sequence ATGGCATTTGGCCGCCTTGAACGCACCTCCGGCCCGCAGCCCATGAGTGACATCAACATGACGCCGCTGGTGGACGTGATGCTGGTGCTGGTGGTCATCTTCATCCTGACAGCGCCTTTGCTGGCCAGCTCCATCCGGCTTGATCTGCCCCGCGCAGCAGGGGCCACCCCCGGCGCCGCGCCCGAATTCGTGACCCTGGTGGTGGATCGCACCGGTCAGGCCTATCTGGATGACCAGCCCGTGTCGCAGGCCGCCCTGGCCGAGCGGCTTCAGCGCATTGGTGCGGCCCGCCCCGACACCGAAGTGCAGTTGCGGGCCGATGCGGCCGTGCCGTATGGCCGCGTGGTTGAAGTCATGGGCGCGGCCCACAGCGCCGGGCTCCAGCGCATCGGGTTCGTTGCCGAACAGCCCGTTGCGGCGCCCTGA
- the hpf gene encoding ribosome hibernation-promoting factor, HPF/YfiA family has protein sequence MNLTISGHHLEVTPALRNYVTTKLDRITRHFDQVVDVKVLLTVEKQKEKEKRQRAECNIHVKGSDLFAESSHFDLYAAVDELVDKMDRQVVRHKDRIQDHHDASKREMLA, from the coding sequence ATGAACCTGACGATCAGCGGTCACCACCTCGAAGTTACCCCAGCCTTGCGCAACTATGTCACCACGAAGCTGGATCGGATCACTCGCCATTTTGACCAGGTGGTCGACGTCAAGGTACTGCTGACAGTAGAGAAACAGAAGGAAAAAGAGAAGCGGCAGCGAGCGGAATGCAATATCCACGTCAAGGGAAGCGACCTGTTTGCAGAAAGCTCCCACTTCGACCTGTATGCTGCCGTGGACGAGTTGGTGGACAAGATGGATCGCCAGGTCGTGCGCCACAAGGACCGCATCCAGGACCACCACGACGCATCCAAACGCGAAATGCTCGCGTAG
- the leuS gene encoding leucine--tRNA ligase has product MQEKYSPQDVERAAHDHWTATDAYRVTEDNNKKKFYACSMLPYPSGKLHMGHVRNYTINDMLTRYLRMNGHNVLMPMGWDAFGLPAENAALKNGVPPAQWTYDNIAYMKKQMQAMGLAIDWSREVATCDPTYYKWNQWLFLKMLEKGIAYRKTQVVNWDPVDQTVLANEQVIDGKGWRTGAVVEKREIPGYYLKITDYAEELLDFVTGDKLPGWPERVKLMQENWIGKSEGVRFAFPHDIRGDDGALIGDGKMYVFTTRADTIMGVTFCAVAPEHPLATHAARSNPALAAFIEECKSGGTTEAELATQEKKGVPTGLSVTHPLTGLPVEVWVGNYVLIGYGDGAVMGVPAHDERDFAFALKYGIEIKQVVLVDGEHFDYHQWHDWYGDKQRGVTINSDSFSGLSHKDAVAAVAHALAQKGLGELKTTWRLRDWGVSRQRYWGTPIPIIHCDEHGAVPVPEKDLPVVLPTDCVPDGSGNPLHKHEGFHAGVTCPVCGKAARRETDTMDTFVDSSWYFMRYCDPKNADAMVAGGADYWMPMDQYIGGIEHAILHLLYARFWTKVMRDLGLVKVDEPFTKLLTQGMVLNHIYSRRTAKGGKDYFWPHDVEHVLDEGGKIIGAKLKNEATSGDGMLPVGTPIDYEGVGTMSKSKNNGVDPQDLIEKYGADTARLYTMFTAPPEATLEWNDAAVEGSYRFLRRVWNFGVKLSAMDMEAASASVASASSLKDVEFSKEAKALRLEIHTVLKQVDYDYQRMQYNTVVSGAMKMINALEDFKATDSAGAQVALIEGFGILLRCLYPATPHVAHSLWSQLGYAGHLGDLLDAPWPQVDANALVQDEIELMLQVNGKLRGSIHVPAQADKAEIERIALASEAFSAQAAGAHPKRVIVVPGRLVNVVV; this is encoded by the coding sequence ATGCAAGAAAAATACTCTCCCCAAGACGTCGAGCGCGCCGCGCACGACCACTGGACCGCCACCGACGCCTACCGCGTGACGGAAGACAACAACAAGAAGAAGTTCTACGCCTGCTCGATGCTGCCCTACCCCAGCGGCAAGTTGCACATGGGCCATGTGCGCAACTACACCATCAACGACATGCTCACGCGCTACCTGCGCATGAACGGCCACAACGTGCTCATGCCCATGGGCTGGGACGCTTTTGGCCTGCCGGCCGAGAACGCCGCGCTCAAGAACGGCGTGCCACCGGCCCAATGGACGTACGACAACATCGCGTACATGAAAAAGCAGATGCAGGCCATGGGCCTGGCCATCGACTGGAGCCGCGAAGTCGCCACCTGCGACCCCACCTATTACAAGTGGAACCAGTGGCTGTTCTTGAAGATGCTCGAAAAGGGCATTGCCTACCGCAAGACCCAGGTGGTGAACTGGGACCCGGTGGACCAGACCGTGCTGGCCAACGAGCAGGTGATTGACGGCAAGGGCTGGCGCACTGGCGCCGTGGTCGAAAAGCGCGAGATCCCCGGCTACTACCTCAAGATCACCGACTACGCCGAAGAGCTGCTCGACTTTGTCACCGGCGACAAGCTGCCGGGCTGGCCCGAGCGCGTGAAGCTGATGCAGGAGAACTGGATCGGCAAATCGGAGGGCGTGCGCTTTGCCTTCCCGCATGACATCCGCGGTGACGATGGTGCGCTGATTGGCGACGGCAAGATGTACGTGTTCACCACGCGCGCCGACACCATCATGGGCGTGACGTTTTGCGCCGTGGCGCCCGAGCACCCACTGGCCACCCATGCCGCCAGATCCAACCCGGCGCTGGCGGCGTTCATCGAAGAATGCAAGAGCGGTGGCACCACCGAGGCCGAGCTGGCCACGCAAGAGAAAAAGGGCGTGCCCACGGGGCTGTCCGTCACGCACCCGCTCACGGGCCTGCCCGTCGAGGTGTGGGTGGGGAACTACGTGCTCATCGGCTACGGCGACGGCGCCGTGATGGGCGTGCCCGCGCACGACGAGCGCGACTTCGCGTTTGCGCTCAAGTACGGCATCGAGATCAAGCAGGTGGTGCTGGTCGACGGCGAGCACTTTGACTACCACCAGTGGCATGACTGGTACGGTGACAAGCAGCGCGGTGTGACCATCAACTCCGACAGCTTCAGCGGCCTCTCCCACAAGGACGCTGTGGCTGCCGTGGCCCACGCACTGGCGCAAAAAGGCCTGGGCGAACTCAAGACCACCTGGCGCCTGCGCGACTGGGGCGTGAGCCGCCAGCGCTATTGGGGCACGCCGATCCCCATCATCCATTGCGACGAGCATGGCGCCGTGCCGGTGCCCGAAAAAGACCTGCCGGTGGTGCTGCCCACCGACTGCGTACCCGACGGCTCGGGCAACCCGCTGCACAAGCATGAAGGCTTCCACGCCGGGGTGACCTGCCCGGTGTGCGGCAAGGCCGCGCGCCGCGAAACCGACACCATGGACACCTTCGTGGACAGTTCGTGGTACTTCATGCGCTATTGCGATCCGAAGAACGCGGACGCCATGGTGGCTGGCGGCGCGGATTACTGGATGCCGATGGACCAGTACATCGGCGGCATTGAACACGCCATCCTGCACCTGCTGTATGCGCGCTTCTGGACCAAGGTCATGCGTGACCTGGGGCTCGTCAAGGTCGATGAGCCCTTCACCAAGCTGCTCACGCAAGGCATGGTGCTCAACCACATCTACAGCCGCCGCACCGCCAAGGGCGGCAAGGACTACTTCTGGCCGCACGATGTGGAGCATGTGCTCGACGAGGGCGGCAAGATCATCGGCGCCAAGCTCAAGAACGAAGCTACCAGTGGCGATGGCATGCTGCCCGTGGGCACGCCCATCGACTACGAGGGCGTGGGCACCATGTCCAAGTCCAAGAACAACGGCGTCGATCCGCAGGACCTGATCGAAAAATACGGCGCCGACACCGCCCGCCTGTACACCATGTTCACCGCCCCGCCCGAGGCCACGCTGGAGTGGAACGACGCGGCCGTCGAAGGCAGCTACCGCTTCCTGCGCCGCGTGTGGAACTTCGGTGTGAAGCTGTCTGCTATGGATATGGAAGCTGCTAGCGCAAGCGTGGCAAGCGCCAGCAGCCTGAAAGACGTGGAATTCAGCAAAGAGGCCAAGGCGTTGCGGCTGGAGATCCACACCGTGCTCAAGCAGGTGGACTACGACTACCAGCGCATGCAGTACAACACCGTGGTGTCGGGCGCGATGAAGATGATCAACGCACTCGAAGACTTCAAGGCCACCGACTCGGCCGGCGCCCAGGTCGCGCTGATCGAAGGCTTTGGCATCCTGCTGCGCTGCCTGTACCCGGCCACGCCGCATGTGGCGCACAGCCTTTGGTCGCAACTGGGCTACGCCGGGCACCTGGGTGATCTGCTGGACGCACCCTGGCCCCAGGTCGATGCCAACGCGCTGGTGCAGGACGAGATCGAACTCATGCTGCAGGTCAACGGCAAGCTGCGCGGCTCCATCCATGTGCCGGCCCAGGCCGACAAGGCCGAGATCGAGCGCATTGCGCTGGCCAGCGAGGCCTTTTCGGCCCAGGCGGCCGGCGCTCATCCGAAGCGCGTGATTGTGGTGCCGGGACGCTTGGTGAACGTGGTGGTGTGA
- the dapB gene encoding 4-hydroxy-tetrahydrodipicolinate reductase: MTGNSLPSQPASKPMRVAVAGASGRMGRMLIEALRASDDMVLAGALDVAASPAIGSDATAFLGHASGVAITADLRTGLENADVLIDFTRPEGTLAHLAVCSELGVKAVIGTTGFTDAQKSEIAACAQRTAVVMAPNMSVGVNVTFKLLQMAAKAMATGYDIEIIEAHHRHKVDAPSGTALKMGEVIADALGRDLKECAVYAREGVTGERDPSSIGFATIRGGDIVGDHTVLFAGIGERIEITHKSSSRATYAQGSLRAVRFLADRKTGMFDMFDVLGLN, from the coding sequence ATGACAGGCAACTCTTTGCCCTCCCAACCCGCTTCGAAACCCATGCGTGTGGCCGTGGCTGGTGCGTCCGGCCGCATGGGCCGCATGCTGATCGAGGCCCTGCGTGCCAGCGACGACATGGTGCTGGCCGGCGCCCTGGATGTGGCGGCCAGCCCCGCCATCGGCTCGGATGCAACGGCTTTTCTGGGCCATGCAAGTGGCGTGGCCATCACGGCAGACCTGCGCACGGGCCTGGAGAACGCTGATGTGCTGATCGATTTCACCCGCCCCGAAGGCACGCTGGCCCATCTGGCTGTTTGCAGCGAGCTGGGCGTGAAGGCCGTCATCGGCACCACGGGCTTCACGGACGCGCAAAAGTCCGAGATCGCGGCCTGCGCCCAGCGCACCGCCGTCGTGATGGCACCCAACATGAGTGTGGGCGTGAATGTCACGTTCAAGTTGCTGCAGATGGCGGCCAAGGCCATGGCAACCGGCTACGACATCGAAATCATCGAGGCCCACCACCGCCACAAGGTCGATGCCCCCTCGGGCACCGCCCTCAAGATGGGCGAAGTAATTGCCGATGCGCTGGGCCGTGACCTCAAGGAGTGCGCCGTGTATGCGCGCGAAGGCGTGACCGGCGAGCGCGACCCGTCGAGCATCGGCTTTGCCACCATCCGCGGTGGCGACATCGTGGGCGACCACACCGTGCTGTTCGCCGGCATTGGCGAGCGCATTGAAATCACCCACAAATCGTCCAGCCGTGCCACCTACGCCCAGGGCAGCCTGCGTGCAGTGCGCTTTCTCGCAGACCGCAAGACCGGCATGTTCGACATGTTCGACGTGCTGGGCCTGAACTAG
- a CDS encoding PTS sugar transporter subunit IIA — translation MNRLASILPSAQVLVSVDATSKKRAFEEAGLLFEGQHGLSRALITDSLFARERLGSTGLGHGVAIPHGRIKGLKAPMAAVFQLAQPIGFDAPDEMPVGLLIFLLVPEAATQKHLEILSEIAELLSDSVLREKLKACDDAAVLHGMIAGWQSTQAA, via the coding sequence ATGAACCGACTTGCATCCATCCTGCCCTCCGCTCAAGTGCTTGTGAGCGTTGACGCCACCAGCAAGAAGCGTGCTTTTGAAGAAGCCGGTCTCCTGTTTGAGGGCCAGCACGGGCTTTCGCGGGCGCTGATCACCGACAGCCTGTTTGCGCGCGAGCGACTGGGCTCGACGGGACTGGGGCATGGCGTGGCCATTCCGCATGGCCGTATCAAGGGGCTCAAGGCGCCGATGGCCGCGGTTTTTCAGCTGGCGCAACCGATAGGTTTCGATGCGCCCGACGAAATGCCGGTCGGGCTGCTGATTTTTCTGCTGGTGCCCGAAGCGGCGACCCAGAAGCACCTGGAAATCCTCTCGGAAATCGCCGAGCTGCTGAGCGACTCGGTGCTGCGCGAGAAACTCAAGGCCTGCGACGACGCCGCGGTGCTGCACGGCATGATTGCCGGATGGCAGTCCACCCAGGCCGCGTGA
- a CDS encoding MotA/TolQ/ExbB proton channel family protein: MDALHWWRQGDAVTQGTALLLLAMSVASWVVIFWKARLMHRATADVARCTAAFWQAPSLDVAAQRLQSFDREALVLPLVIAANSIANPVSTGVQATLATSGSLSQQITRVLRDALHGALGRLQWGQVLLATVGSTAPFVGLLGTVWGIYHALSAMAGAGQITIDRVAGPVGEALVMTAAGLAVAIPAVLAYNVFGRFIGRIEADLEGFARDLRELLAQHPES; the protein is encoded by the coding sequence ATGGACGCACTGCACTGGTGGCGCCAGGGAGATGCCGTGACGCAGGGCACGGCCCTGTTGCTGCTTGCCATGTCGGTGGCCAGCTGGGTGGTGATTTTCTGGAAGGCGCGCCTCATGCACCGGGCCACGGCCGACGTGGCGCGGTGCACCGCGGCGTTCTGGCAGGCGCCCTCGCTGGACGTCGCGGCGCAGCGTTTGCAGTCTTTTGACCGCGAAGCGCTGGTGCTGCCTTTGGTGATTGCTGCAAATTCAATAGCAAATCCGGTGAGCACCGGGGTGCAGGCCACCTTGGCCACATCTGGCAGCCTCTCGCAGCAGATCACCCGTGTGCTGCGCGATGCCCTGCATGGCGCCCTCGGGCGGCTGCAGTGGGGTCAGGTGTTGCTGGCCACGGTGGGCTCCACGGCCCCTTTCGTCGGCTTGCTCGGCACGGTCTGGGGCATCTACCACGCCCTCAGCGCGATGGCGGGCGCCGGTCAGATCACCATCGACCGCGTGGCCGGCCCCGTGGGCGAGGCCCTGGTGATGACGGCGGCCGGCCTGGCGGTGGCCATTCCGGCGGTGCTGGCCTACAACGTGTTCGGTCGCTTCATTGGCCGCATCGAGGCCGACCTGGAAGGTTTTGCGCGCGACCTGCGCGAGTTGCTGGCGCAGCACCCGGAGTCGTGA
- the hprK gene encoding HPr(Ser) kinase/phosphatase produces the protein MKPNVVSADVLFEEFRGTLKWEWLAGLGASERRFDEVAVRAARSGADLVGYLNYIHPYRVQILGEREIAYLTNATPDDCQRRIARIVTLEPPVLVLADGQTAPDALLSMCERAQIPMFSTHESSAFVIDVLRAYLSKHFADRTTMHGVFMDILGLGVMITGESGLGKSELGLELISRGNGLVADDAVDLFRINQTTIEGKCPELLQNLLEVRGIGLLDIRAIFGETAVRRKMRLKLIVHLVRKETLERDYERLPYEPLTQDVLGVPVLKVVIQVVAGRNIAVLVEAAVRNTILQLRGIDTYQEFVERHRRAMERDSGG, from the coding sequence GTGAAGCCCAACGTCGTCAGCGCTGATGTCCTGTTCGAGGAATTCCGGGGCACCCTGAAATGGGAATGGCTGGCGGGCCTGGGCGCGTCCGAGCGGCGCTTTGACGAAGTGGCGGTGCGCGCGGCCCGATCGGGTGCCGATCTCGTCGGCTATCTGAATTACATCCACCCTTACCGGGTGCAGATTCTGGGTGAGCGCGAAATCGCCTATCTCACCAACGCCACCCCTGACGACTGCCAACGCCGGATCGCGCGCATCGTCACGCTGGAGCCGCCGGTGCTGGTGCTGGCCGACGGGCAGACTGCACCGGATGCGCTGCTGTCCATGTGCGAGCGGGCGCAGATTCCGATGTTCTCTACCCATGAGTCGTCGGCGTTCGTCATCGACGTTCTGCGCGCGTACCTGTCCAAGCACTTTGCCGACCGCACCACGATGCACGGCGTGTTCATGGACATTCTGGGCCTGGGTGTCATGATTACGGGCGAATCCGGCCTGGGCAAGAGCGAGCTGGGGCTGGAACTGATCTCTCGCGGCAACGGCCTGGTGGCCGACGATGCCGTGGATCTGTTTCGCATCAACCAGACCACCATCGAAGGCAAGTGTCCCGAACTGCTGCAGAACCTGCTGGAAGTGCGCGGCATTGGCTTGCTCGACATCCGCGCCATCTTTGGCGAGACGGCCGTGCGCCGCAAGATGCGCCTGAAGCTCATCGTGCATCTGGTGCGCAAGGAGACGCTGGAGCGCGACTACGAGCGCCTGCCTTATGAGCCCCTGACCCAGGACGTGCTGGGCGTGCCGGTGCTCAAGGTCGTGATCCAGGTGGTGGCGGGGCGCAATATCGCCGTGCTGGTGGAAGCCGCCGTGCGCAACACCATCCTGCAGTTGCGCGGCATCGACACCTACCAGGAATTCGTGGAGCGGCACCGCCGCGCCATGGAGCGCGACAGCGGGGGCTGA